A genome region from Eschrichtius robustus isolate mEscRob2 chromosome 4, mEscRob2.pri, whole genome shotgun sequence includes the following:
- the PACRGL gene encoding PACRG-like protein isoform X2, which produces MQKSECHRSVQLRNRVTDNCDQRTSSSAQIKHRTAVQQRKSSSSTSSPESARKLHPRPSDKLNPKTINPFGEQSRAPSAFAAIYSKGGVPCRLVHGSVKHRLQWECPPEKLPFDPLLITLAEGLRETKHPYTFVSKEGFRELLLVTGALEKAVPLLPRLIPVLKAALVHLDDEVFERGLNALVQLSVIVGPSLNDHLKHLLTSLSRRLRDKKFKEPITTALQKLEQNGGSGSLTIIKSKIPTYCSIYC; this is translated from the exons ATGCAGAAATCCGAGTGCCATAGAAGTGTACAGTTAAGAAACAGAGTGACAG ATAACTGTGATCAAAGGACATCATCAAGTGCACAAATAAAACATAGGACTGCGGTTCAACAAAGGAAATCCTCCTCGTCAACCAGTTCTCCAGAATCTGCAAGAAAACTTCATCCTCGACCAAGTGATAAACTTAACCCTAAAACAATTAACCCT tttggtGAACAGTCACGAGCCCCTTCTGCATTTGCAGCTATTTACTCTAAGGGAGGTGTTCCTTGCAG attggTCCATGGTTCAGTAAAACACAGGTTACAGTGGGAGTGTCCTCCTGAAAAGCTTCCATTTGATCCTCTTCTTATTACTTTAGCTGAG GGTCTGAGAGAGACTAAGCATCCATACACCTTTGTGTCAAAGGAGGGTTTTAGAGAATTACTTTTGGTCACAGGTGCTCTTGAAAAAGCTGTGCCTTTGCTTCCTAGACTGATTCCTGTGCTGAAGGCAGCTCTG GTCCACTTGGATGATGAAGTGTTTGAAAGAGGATTGAATGCTCTGGTACAGTTAAGTGTCATTGTTGGCCCTTCTCTAAATGACCATCTGAAACATCTGCTTACAAGT CTTTCCAGGAGACTAAGGGACAAGAAATTCAAAGAACCAATCACCACTGCATTACAGAAGCTGGAGCAGAATGGTGGAAGT